The sequence below is a genomic window from Gossypium hirsutum isolate 1008001.06 chromosome A11, Gossypium_hirsutum_v2.1, whole genome shotgun sequence.
CAAATATGTCTAACTATTCGATGTTATTTACAAacttaaacttaaatttttaattgatgtgTAACTCTAATATTAATTTAGGGATAATTAAGATGCTGAGAATTATATTCACGTAATAACtttattttagatcaataaaATTAGCATAACCTTTAaatgtgaacttagtaatttgatgaaaaataaaggATATTCTCgtcagttcaatttttttttccaaatcgtgtttttatgtatattatattatatagatTGGGTAATGATACCCTTACAGTCCGTATGTTCCAATGGGACTTACGACCAAATCCAAGCCActattttttagggtaaattacatcatTACTCACTAAATTATGGGTAAGTTATCATTTTTGTTACTTAACTACAAAAAGCtacaatttggtcactaaacTTTTCGAAATTGTTGTTCTTGGTCATTTGACTATTAAATGGCACTTTTTAGTTGGTAAAATAACACGTTAGtcctcaatttttatattttgaaaacttCACCATGGttctatataaaattataaaaaaaatcaaaactatttaaaaaataaaaaattctatatgaaaattatagaaaaataaaatctcgAAAATGTTAtttttcaagaactaatatgtatggaaaatatagaaatttattCTTCAATAGAatcctataaaaaattaaaaatagaacaaaataaaacaatgtTAGATCATTATGCGCTTCCTCAATGTTTTTTGAAACCAAATTAGTAATATTTTCAAGTCAAGTTCCATACATTTGAAGAACATCTAAAACTGATATTACAAAGGTTTGTGAAATCGactttaatgtaattttttagaaaaagaatacaaaatataccacaaaatttccttttttagactcgattcaattttttaattcatttaaattattttttagaaatccaAACTGtgaaaacaaattattttttgaatttttcttttcttataacGGAAAAGCCATATtaagaaatagaaaaggaaaaaaagaagaaagaaccaataattttacttaatatttttattttttttgttttttaaagaatTGGTATTCAATATTTCTATAAAGATAATACAAAGAGAAATTTTGGAGGGTTTAAAAACATTTTTCGCTCATCTTCACTCACTTTatctatttttgaatttttttatttacttttgttttaatttaaatatcTAGAGttctctaaaatttttaaaacaaattttaaattttattacttcaTATATAATCGGTGTCAAAttggtaaaaaaatataaaaattgaggactaaaattgttattataccaacTAAAAAAGTGTCACttaatagttgggtgacaaaAAAATAACTTTGAAAAGTTTAATGATCAAATcgtaactttttttagttaagtgaccaaaataaaaacttacccATAGAATAATGACTAATgatgtagggactaaattttaatttataaaaagcACGATGACTTGTGACACATTTTAACCAgaaaaaaacccttaaaactcTATAATTTTTAGTTGTAATTAAAGTAGTCACCAATTGTCAACTCTCACCTTCTTGGAGTCTTCCCGAAAAGAACGTCTAACGCTCATCAATGGCCCCCGAGTTAATTGTTACCGAGTCCCTTTCATAGGTATTATCAAGATAGATTCATTTGGAAAAGTAAAAGGTGGGAAACGTATACACAAATTTCTTAGAAAAGTCCTTTGTTGTTTCCTGTAAATTTCTTCTGTTTTTCTCCTTCCTCATCCTCATTTACTTCTTGTTTTTGAGGTATTGAGTGACTGATTTTGAACACTACATCCACATATATTATACTAACTAAAAAAGTGTCActtaatagttgagtgacaaaaaaataattttgaaaagttcaatgattaaattataattttttaattaaataatcaaaataaaaatttacccataatttagtaattaatgatatagggactaaattttaaatttacaaaaagtgCATAAAATTGTGGCACATTTTAACAAGTAGTGGACGACTCATAAGCTTCAAATTCTGACCCATCTCTCGTTCCATAATCTGGGATGTACCCCAGGCCGTACATCGGAAAGCGGATAGCCTCCCCTTCTTTTAATGTATTCTTTTGTGCCTTCGTCAAGCCCCTTCCCAGTTTTTAGTCCGACAGGATTTTCCAAGTCATAGCCCGTTTTTTGCATTATCTTATTAGCAATAAATAAGGCCATAGTTGGAAAAGTCCGGCCTCCCTTCTGTAGCAATAGGCTCCACCTTCAAAGCATATGATTCAGTTGCCCTGTTTTATATAATGGGCCCCTGCCCCCAGTCATTGGTACCACAAAGATAGCTCCCCCAGGTTTCTCAACTGACGAGTGGCACACCAGAGGTGATAGTGGAAGACCTACGCCTACGCGCATTGCCTGTTTATCTTATTGGGCCTCTTCTTCACTATCAGATGTGACGCTAATAGTGAAAAAAACTGTTAAAACTTTATCGTTATTAGTTGTAATTAAAGTAGGCAGCAATTGTCAACTCTCACCTTCTTGCAGTCTTCCCGAAAAGAACATCTAGCGCTCATCTATGGCCCCCGAATTTATTGTTACCGACTCCCTTTCATAGGTATTATCATACAGAAAGATTCATTTGGAAAAGTCCTTTGTTGTTCCCTGTAAATTTCATCTAATTTTCTCCTTCCTCATGCTCATTGTTTCTACTTTGTTTCTAAGGATTGAGCGATCTATTTTCTGATTTTGAACACTACatccacatatttttttcttctcataAATCGTCATGTCGTCATTACTTTCGACTTCCTCATCAATTTCCAGAAAGAAATACGATGTTTTCTTGAGTTTTAGAGGTGAAGATACCCGCAAGAACTTTACGGATCATCTCTACGATGCTCTAAAAAGAAGTGGGATCATCACTTTCAGGGATGATCCAAAGCTGGAGACCGGCGAAGAGATCGCACCGGAACTCTTGAAAGCAATCCAGCAGTCATGGTGCTCGGTAATCATTTTTTCGGAAACCTATGCCTTTTCAGGATGGTGCTTGGCGGAGCTTGCTGAGATTGTTCAACAAAAAAATGTTAACGGACATAAAGTATATCCAATTTTCTATTATGTGGATCCATCcgatttaagaaaacaaaaagaaaaagttgaagaagCCTTCGCCAAACATGAAGAGAGGTACAAGGAAGAAAAAGACAGGATCCAAAAGTGGCGAAATTCTTTGACTCAAGTAGCTAACATCAAAGGATGGCATTTACATAATAGGTATTTCTTCCTTTTCTTCACTATTTCCTAATTTTAATGACtaaaaaattggttttttttttggattgcatgttttttttataattttgtatttaattgaGAATTCCCATATTTCAACTGACGAGcaagttgtgtattttgatgctaTAACAGATCTTACTATCTTATTCTTACTTTTTGTTTGCTTCCAACTATATTATATTTCATGATTCACTGCACTAAAAACGAAAAAGTGCATTTGAAAGATAGCAGcgattttttatttcattgtagGCATGAATCAGAGTTTATCGGAGACATTGTTAAGAAGATATCAGCAAAATTATGTCAGACATATCCAATTGTTCAAGATGAGTTGGTTGGAATTAGCTTACGTTTGGAGGAGTTGTATTCGAAAATAAACATTGGGGAAGACGATGTACGCATTATAGGAATTTGCGGAATGGGTGGCATCGGTAAAACAACTCTTGCAAGGATTGTTTACACTCAAATGTCACCTCATTTTGAAGGTAAAAGTTTTGTTGCTGATATTCGAGAAGTTTCAAACAAATGTGGACTTGTTCCTTTACAGAAACAACTTCTTTCTCAAATTTTGCCAGATAAATGCTTCAATTTTTTCAATGTTCATGAAGGGAATGCCATAATTAGCCACAGGTTGTCTAGCAAAAAGGTTCTTGTCGTTCTTGATGATGTTGATAACGTACAACACTTAAAATGCTTGGTTGGAAAGCGTGATTGGTTCAGTTTAGGGAGTAGGATCATTGTAACAACAAGAGATGAACATTTGCTCCGATCTTATCGAATTGATGATGTGTATAAGCCTAGAACATTGAATCCTATCAACGCACTTAGGCTTTTCAATTTGAAAGCTTTTGATAG
It includes:
- the LOC107963139 gene encoding disease resistance protein RUN1 isoform X3; translation: MSSLLSTSSSISRKKYDVFLSFRGEDTRKNFTDHLYDALKRSGIITFRDDPKLETGEEIAPELLKAIQQSWCSVIIFSETYAFSGWCLAELAEIVQQKNVNGHKVYPIFYYVDPSDLRKQKEKVEEAFAKHEERYKEEKDRIQKWRNSLTQVANIKGWHLHNRHESEFIGDIVKKISAKLCQTYPIVQDELVGISLRLEELYSKINIGEDDVRIIGICGMGGIGKTTLARIVYTQMSPHFEGKSFVADIREVSNKCGLVPLQKQLLSQILPDKCFNFFNVHEGNAIISHRLSSKKVLVVLDDVDNVQHLKCLVGKRDWFSLGSRIIVTTRDEHLLRSYRIDDVYKPRTLNPINALRLFNLKAFDSDTVPKYDFIELSKHIVHYVDGLPLALEVLGSFLYGRDIMQWRSAIERLKQESNKEILKTLRISFDGLEEKEKNIFLDIACFFNREKKDLVMKVLDGCDFFPNIGIDVLIKKSLIKVDDNQYLWMHALLQEMGRKNVEEKCVDEPGKRCRLWKERDVHHVLTKTTATEVIEGMIINNKSLCVS
- the LOC107963139 gene encoding TMV resistance protein N isoform X4 — protein: MSSLLSTSSSISRKKYDVFLSFRGEDTRKNFTDHLYDALKRSGIITFRDDPKLETGEEIAPELLKAIQQSWCSVIIFSETYAFSGWCLAELAEIVQQKNVNGHKVYPIFYYVDPSDLRKQKEKVEEAFAKHEERYKEEKDRIQKWRNSLTQVANIKGWHLHNRHESEFIGDIVKKISAKLCQTYPIVQDELVGISLRLEELYSKINIGEDDVRIIGICGMGGIGKTTLARIVYTQMSPHFEDKCFNFFNVHEGNAIISHRLSSKKVLVVLDDVDNVQHLKCLVGKRDWFSLGSRIIVTTRDEHLLRSYRIDDVYKPRTLNPINALRLFNLKAFDSDTVPKYDFIELSKHIVHYVDGLPLALEVLGSFLYGRDIMQWRSAIERLKQESNKEILKTLRISFDGLEEKEKNIFLDIACFFNREKKDLVMKVLDGCDFFPNIGIDVLIKKSLIKVDDNQYLWMHALLQEMGRKNVEEKCVDEPGKRCRLWKERDVHHVLTKTTATEVIEGMIINNKRHLQIQ
- the LOC107963139 gene encoding disease resistance protein RUN1 isoform X2, which encodes MSSLLSTSSSISRKKYDVFLSFRGEDTRKNFTDHLYDALKRSGIITFRDDPKLETGEEIAPELLKAIQQSWCSVIIFSETYAFSGWCLAELAEIVQQKNVNGHKVYPIFYYVDPSDLRKQKEKVEEAFAKHEERYKEEKDRIQKWRNSLTQVANIKGWHLHNRHESEFIGDIVKKISAKLCQTYPIVQDELVGISLRLEELYSKINIGEDDVRIIGICGMGGIGKTTLARIVYTQMSPHFEGKSFVADIREVSNKCGLVPLQKQLLSQILPDKCFNFFNVHEGNAIISHRLSSKKVLVVLDDVDNVQHLKCLVGKRDWFSLGSRIIVTTRDEHLLRSYRIDDVYKPRTLNPINALRLFNLKAFDSDTVPKYDFIELSKHIVHYVDGLPLALEVLGSFLYGRDIMQWRSAIERLKQESNKEILKTLRISFDGLEEKEKNIFLDIACFFNREKKDLVMKVLDGCDFFPNIGIDVLIKKSLIKVDDNQYLWMHALLQEMGRKNVEEKCVDEPGKRCRLWKERDVHHVLTKTTATEVIEGMIINNKRHLQIQ